The following coding sequences are from one Oncorhynchus kisutch isolate 150728-3 linkage group LG23, Okis_V2, whole genome shotgun sequence window:
- the LOC109867911 gene encoding protein phosphatase 1 regulatory subunit 3C-B-like: MNCTQVLHAFVGHSIPQQSAMPVDLAMRLCLSQSLPLCRLQGVSPLKVLRPHLHTRDYRSPRASLHTAAPHSSSSSSSSPERSETKSCVRRSSASPKKKRVVFADTKGLSLTAVRLYIPDNSFSTTQRADSSSPSTSSPPIRPQGLWPGPAGGKQQLLRLSLAFPQPMADFKTFQARLQEVLVQLESCSVTERSLSGTVRVCNVSFEKTVYVRVTFDSWRSHQDIPCSYLQQRYGATETDKFAFDVPLPQNLDPSERLEFCVLFRPGSGAALRWDNNGGQNYCVCVEPEGAGYSKAPVQRRITTPRSLQRPPSWPRSGGTSLKSPLYPELSHPSEAFISQSSG, from the exons ATGAACTGTACACA AGTGCTTCATGCGTTTGTCGGCCACTCCATACCCCAGCAGTCTGCCATGCCAGTGGACCTCGCCATGCGACTGTGCCTGAGCCAGAGCCTGCCCCTCTGTCGTCTACAGGGTGTGTCCCCTCTGAAGGTCCTGAGACCTCACCTTCACACCAGAGACTACCGGTCCCCCAGAGCCAGCCTTCACACTGCTGCGCCGCACTCctcatcttcatcctcctcctccccagagcGGTCTGAGACCAAGAGCTGTGTGCGCAGGAGCAGTGCCAGCCCTAAGAAGAAGCGTGTAGTGTTTGCTGATACTAAGGGGCTGTCTCTCACTGCAGTGCGACTATACATCCCAGACAACTCCTTTTCCACGACCCAGAGGGCTGACTCTtcttccccctctacctcctcccctcctatCAGACCGCAGGGCCTGTGGCCGGGTCCTGCCGGTGGGAAGCAGCAGCTCTTGAGATTAAGTCTGGCCTTCCCCCAACCCATGGCAGACTTCAAGACCTTCCAAGCCCGCCTGCAGGAGGTCCTGGTGCAGCTGGAGAGCTGCAGTGTGACTGAGCGATCACTGAGTGGCACCGTGCGTGTCTGCAATGTCAGCTTTGAGAAGACTGTGTACGTGCGAGTAACCTTTGACTCGTGGCGAAGCCACCAGGACATCCCCTGTTCCTACCTGCAGCAGCGCTACGGGGCCACTGAGACTGACAAGTTTGCCTTTGATGTCCCTCTCCCACAAAACCTGGATCCCAGCGAGCGTCTGGAGTTCTGTGTGTTGTTCCGGCCAGGCAGCGGGGCCGCGCTGCGTTGGGACAACAACGGGGGACagaactactgtgtgtgtgtagagcctgAGGGGGCTGGGTATAGTAAAGCCCCGGTACAGCGCCGCATCACCACTCCCCGCTCCCTCCAACGTCCCCCCTCATGGCCAAGGAGTGGGGGAACCAGCCTGAAGAGCCCCCTTTACCCTGAACTCTCCCACCCCTCAGAAGCCTTCATCAGCCAGAGTTCAGGGTGA